One genomic segment of Thiothrix subterranea includes these proteins:
- a CDS encoding winged helix-turn-helix domain-containing protein, which translates to MNAVPLTYHLRGRFWIESPQGTFLGQGRVALLERIREHGSISAAARSIQMSYRQAWELVNSMNTHSDTPLVSSATGGKGGGGASLTETGEKAIAVYADFDDFLAKRSESLTL; encoded by the coding sequence ATGAATGCAGTACCCCTCACTTATCACCTGCGTGGACGCTTTTGGATCGAAAGCCCCCAAGGAACCTTCCTCGGTCAAGGTCGTGTTGCCTTGCTGGAACGCATCCGCGAACACGGCTCGATCAGCGCGGCGGCACGTTCGATACAAATGTCCTACCGCCAAGCGTGGGAACTGGTCAACTCCATGAACACTCACAGCGACACCCCCTTAGTCAGCAGTGCCACGGGCGGGAAGGGCGGCGGTGGCGCAAGCCTGACCGAAACGGGCGAAAAAGCCATTGCGGTTTACGCTGACTTCGATGATTTTCTGGCAAAGCGTTCCGAATCCCTGACCTTGTAA
- the modB gene encoding molybdate ABC transporter permease subunit yields the protein MDWLPFTAEDWAAIRLTLELSAGATLILLVLGTPLAWWLAQTRSRFKPVVAALVAMPLVLPPTVLGFYLLMLMGPHGWVGQATQALGLGRLPFSFGGMLVASVLFSMPFVVQPLHNAFEGLDKRMLEAAATLRASPLDTFFSVVLPLSRRGFLTATILGFAHTVGEFGVVLMVGGNIPGQTRVVSMQIYNHVESMQYSHAHWLAGLMVAFAFIVLLSMHLMNHKLDVEKAVKT from the coding sequence ATGGACTGGCTGCCTTTTACTGCTGAAGACTGGGCAGCCATCCGCCTGACGCTGGAGCTTTCCGCCGGGGCTACCCTGATCCTGTTGGTATTGGGTACGCCGCTGGCCTGGTGGCTGGCGCAAACCCGTTCCCGCTTCAAGCCCGTGGTGGCTGCACTGGTGGCAATGCCGCTGGTGTTGCCGCCAACGGTACTGGGGTTTTACCTGTTGATGCTGATGGGGCCGCACGGTTGGGTGGGGCAAGCTACCCAAGCCTTGGGGTTAGGGCGTTTGCCGTTCAGTTTTGGCGGGATGTTGGTTGCGTCGGTATTGTTTTCGATGCCGTTTGTGGTGCAACCGCTGCACAATGCGTTTGAAGGGCTGGATAAACGAATGCTGGAAGCTGCTGCGACCTTGCGGGCAAGCCCGTTGGATACGTTTTTCAGCGTGGTGTTGCCGCTGTCCCGGCGTGGTTTCCTCACTGCCACCATTTTGGGTTTTGCGCATACGGTAGGTGAATTCGGTGTGGTGTTGATGGTCGGGGGCAATATCCCCGGTCAGACACGGGTGGTTTCCATGCAAATTTACAACCATGTGGAATCCATGCAATACAGCCATGCGCATTGGCTGGCGGGGCTGATGGTGGCATTTGCCTTCATTGTGCTGCTTTCCATGCACCTGATGAATCACAAGCTGGATGTGGAAAAGGCGGTGAAAACATAA
- a CDS encoding LysR substrate-binding domain-containing protein: protein MDIAHLRIIHALHQHQTQGLAAAALHLTQSALSHRMKALEHELGIAFWNKQGQRLSLTPAGQELLRLAQRVLPELDVTHQRLKLMADGKAGRLHIAVECLPCAQWLNPALPYFMRDWPDIDVDVVSQYRFSALPALLDYRIDACLTPDQMPHGDLHHEPLFSYRLCLAVGKQHRLATWQTFTAVDLAEETLLTYPVERQRLDVFTQILQPASLEPRHHKTVGDTELMLGMVASQRGVALIPEWLAERSHYKPDICLLPPAGRALDKQLYLVIRQEDRNLVWMNSLLAVLEKHTV from the coding sequence ATGGACATTGCCCACTTACGCATTATCCACGCCTTGCACCAGCACCAGACCCAAGGCTTGGCAGCAGCAGCCCTGCACCTCACCCAATCCGCGCTCTCGCACCGCATGAAGGCACTGGAGCATGAGCTAGGCATTGCTTTCTGGAACAAGCAAGGGCAACGCCTGAGCCTTACCCCGGCGGGGCAGGAGCTGCTACGGCTGGCGCAACGGGTGTTACCAGAACTGGATGTGACCCACCAACGCCTCAAACTGATGGCGGACGGCAAGGCGGGCAGGCTGCATATTGCGGTGGAATGCCTGCCCTGTGCGCAATGGCTTAACCCGGCATTGCCCTACTTCATGCGTGATTGGCCGGATATTGATGTGGATGTGGTCAGCCAGTACCGCTTTTCCGCCTTGCCTGCGCTGCTGGATTACCGGATTGATGCTTGCCTGACACCTGATCAGATGCCCCACGGCGATTTGCACCACGAACCACTGTTCAGCTACCGCCTATGCTTGGCAGTGGGCAAACAACACCGCTTGGCAACTTGGCAAACCTTTACGGCAGTGGATTTGGCAGAAGAAACCTTGTTGACCTACCCAGTGGAACGTCAACGGCTGGATGTATTCACCCAAATCTTGCAACCAGCCAGCCTTGAACCGCGCCATCACAAAACGGTAGGTGATACTGAACTGATGTTGGGGATGGTGGCAAGCCAGCGAGGGGTTGCGCTGATCCCTGAATGGTTGGCGGAACGTAGCCATTACAAGCCCGATATTTGTTTACTCCCCCCAGCAGGCAGGGCATTGGATAAACAGTTGTATTTGGTCATCCGGCAAGAAGACAGGAATTTGGTTTGGATGAACAGTTTGTTAGCGGTCTTGGAAAAGCACACGGTCTGA
- the modA gene encoding molybdate ABC transporter substrate-binding protein, protein MKLFKQTLLAAAIACSTASAWADDLKIAAAADLKFALEEIKTAYVAANPADKVDITFGSSGKLSTQIEQGAPFDLFFSADIKYPKQLAEAKQAASEVKPYAVGRIVLWSNTHDASKLTLENLTEDKFKHIAIADPSHAPYGKRAEEALTASKLWDTVKPKLVYGENISQTAQFVESGNADIGIIALSLALNPELSKQGGYYLIDNKLHEPLEQAFIVTAHGKDNAAAQRFADYMQAPEGRKVMVKYGFVLPGEGADTADKPAGDKPAATVAQ, encoded by the coding sequence ATGAAACTGTTCAAACAAACCCTGCTTGCGGCCGCTATCGCTTGCAGCACTGCCAGCGCGTGGGCAGACGACCTGAAAATTGCCGCCGCCGCTGACCTCAAGTTCGCGCTGGAAGAGATCAAGACCGCTTATGTGGCTGCCAACCCCGCTGACAAGGTGGACATCACCTTCGGTTCATCCGGCAAGCTCAGCACCCAGATCGAACAAGGCGCACCGTTTGACCTGTTCTTTTCCGCCGACATCAAATACCCCAAACAACTGGCAGAAGCCAAACAAGCCGCGTCCGAGGTGAAACCCTATGCCGTGGGGCGGATTGTGTTGTGGAGCAATACCCACGATGCCAGCAAACTGACGCTGGAAAACCTCACCGAAGACAAATTCAAGCACATTGCGATTGCCGACCCTTCGCACGCGCCGTATGGCAAACGTGCCGAAGAAGCCCTCACAGCCAGCAAACTGTGGGATACGGTCAAGCCTAAGCTGGTCTACGGTGAAAACATCTCGCAAACCGCCCAGTTCGTGGAATCCGGCAACGCTGACATTGGCATCATCGCCCTGTCACTGGCACTGAACCCGGAACTCTCCAAACAAGGTGGCTACTATTTGATCGACAACAAGCTGCATGAACCGCTGGAACAAGCCTTCATCGTCACTGCCCACGGCAAGGATAATGCGGCTGCCCAACGCTTTGCCGATTACATGCAAGCCCCCGAAGGCCGCAAAGTGATGGTGAAATACGGCTTTGTACTGCCGGGTGAAGGTGCGGATACGGCTGATAAACCAGCGGGTGATAAACCTGCTGCCACGGTTGCGCAATAA
- the metE gene encoding 5-methyltetrahydropteroyltriglutamate--homocysteine S-methyltransferase: MRLHNLGFPRMGAGRELKFALESYWKGASDADSLLTTAYGLRQQHWNIQQQAGLDFVPVGDFALYDHVLNTSLMLGNLPPRFQQGQGANELDQYFRMARGRAPTGEPTFACEMTKWFDTNYHYIVPELASDTDFHLASTQLLDQVKEAKAAGFNPKPVLLGPLSYLWLGKVKGQEFDKLELLPRLLPVYVEVLQYLAALGVEWVQIDEPILVLDLPLAWQNAFESAYNQLQTRSLNLLLASYFGELRDNLRLACNLPVAGLHLDAVRGREEIARVLDNLSPYKVLSLGVVDGRNLWKTDLNAVLAWLEPIHQRLGERLWLAPSCSLLHVPLDLGLEATLDTELKNWLAFAVQKLDELRILSQALTQGRGSVRTALEANHAAIESRQTSTRVHNPAVAQRMADITPALLQRASAYPERAKVQQQRFELPLYPTTTIGSFPQTQEIRKARHDFKAGQLDAASYHAAMQAEIRHAVEVQEQLGLDVPVHGEAERNDMVEYFGEQLAGYAFTRLGWVQSYGSRCVKPPIIYGDVSRPLAMTVEWSAYAQSLTTKPMKGMLTGPVTMLQWSFVRDDQPRRDTAFQIALALRDEILDLEAAGIGIIQVDEPAFREGLPLRNSEWKAYLQWAVEAFRLSVAGVRDDTQIHTHMCYSEFNDIMPEIAAMDADVITIETSRSDMELLEAFSEFAYPNEIGPGVYDIHSPNIPTVDSMVRMMQKASRDIPPQRLWVNPDCGLKTRQWAEVIPALANMVEATKVLRSTGLY, translated from the coding sequence ATGCGACTCCACAACCTCGGCTTCCCACGCATGGGGGCTGGCCGTGAATTGAAATTTGCGTTGGAAAGCTACTGGAAAGGGGCAAGTGATGCCGACAGCCTGCTAACCACTGCCTACGGCTTACGCCAACAGCACTGGAACATCCAGCAACAAGCGGGGCTGGACTTTGTGCCAGTGGGCGATTTCGCCCTGTACGACCATGTGCTGAACACCAGTTTGATGCTGGGCAACTTGCCACCGCGTTTCCAGCAAGGGCAAGGGGCAAACGAACTTGACCAGTATTTCCGCATGGCACGCGGACGCGCCCCGACAGGCGAACCGACCTTTGCCTGTGAAATGACCAAATGGTTTGACACCAATTACCACTACATCGTGCCGGAACTGGCAAGCGATACCGATTTCCATCTGGCTTCCACCCAGTTGCTGGATCAGGTGAAAGAAGCCAAAGCCGCCGGGTTCAACCCCAAGCCCGTCCTGCTGGGGCCGTTGTCCTACCTGTGGCTGGGCAAGGTCAAGGGGCAGGAATTCGACAAACTGGAACTGCTGCCACGCCTGTTGCCCGTGTATGTGGAAGTGTTGCAATACCTCGCCGCGTTGGGGGTGGAATGGGTGCAAATCGACGAACCCATTCTGGTGCTGGATTTGCCGCTGGCATGGCAAAACGCTTTTGAATCCGCCTACAACCAGCTCCAGACCCGCAGCCTGAACCTGTTGCTGGCAAGCTATTTCGGTGAGTTGCGCGACAACTTGCGGCTGGCGTGCAACTTGCCCGTGGCAGGACTGCATCTGGATGCGGTGCGCGGGCGGGAAGAAATAGCGCGGGTGCTGGACAACCTTTCACCCTACAAAGTGCTGTCCCTTGGGGTGGTGGATGGGCGCAACCTCTGGAAAACCGACCTCAACGCGGTGCTGGCATGGCTCGAACCCATCCACCAACGCTTAGGGGAACGCCTGTGGCTTGCCCCGTCCTGCTCATTGCTGCACGTACCGCTGGATTTGGGGCTGGAAGCCACGCTGGATACGGAACTGAAAAACTGGCTGGCATTTGCCGTGCAGAAGCTGGACGAATTGCGCATCCTCAGCCAAGCCCTGACCCAAGGACGTGGCAGTGTGCGTACTGCGCTGGAAGCCAACCACGCCGCCATTGAAAGCCGCCAAACCTCCACACGGGTACACAACCCAGCAGTGGCACAACGCATGGCAGACATTACCCCGGCACTGCTGCAACGCGCTTCCGCCTACCCCGAACGCGCCAAGGTGCAACAGCAACGCTTCGAGTTGCCGCTGTACCCCACCACAACCATTGGCTCATTCCCGCAAACGCAAGAAATCCGCAAGGCACGGCATGATTTCAAAGCTGGGCAACTGGACGCAGCCAGCTACCACGCCGCGATGCAGGCTGAAATCCGCCACGCCGTCGAAGTACAGGAACAACTGGGGCTGGATGTCCCCGTGCATGGTGAAGCCGAGCGTAACGACATGGTGGAATACTTCGGTGAACAACTTGCCGGGTATGCCTTCACCCGGCTGGGTTGGGTGCAATCCTACGGCAGCCGCTGCGTCAAACCGCCGATCATTTACGGCGATGTGTCACGCCCGTTGGCCATGACGGTGGAATGGTCGGCTTATGCCCAGTCCCTCACCACCAAGCCCATGAAAGGGATGCTCACTGGCCCGGTTACAATGCTGCAATGGTCATTCGTGCGGGATGACCAGCCGCGCCGTGATACCGCGTTCCAGATTGCGTTGGCGTTGCGGGATGAAATCCTTGACCTAGAAGCGGCTGGCATCGGCATTATTCAGGTGGATGAACCCGCTTTCCGCGAAGGTTTGCCCCTGCGCAACAGTGAATGGAAAGCCTACCTGCAATGGGCGGTGGAGGCGTTCCGTCTGTCAGTAGCGGGGGTGCGCGATGATACCCAAATCCATACCCACATGTGCTATTCCGAGTTCAACGACATCATGCCGGAGATTGCCGCGATGGATGCGGACGTGATCACCATCGAAACCTCGCGTTCCGATATGGAATTGCTGGAAGCGTTCAGTGAATTTGCCTACCCCAATGAAATCGGCCCCGGCGTGTACGACATCCACAGCCCCAATATCCCCACGGTAGACAGCATGGTGCGGATGATGCAGAAAGCCAGCCGTGACATCCCGCCCCAACGCTTGTGGGTTAACCCGGATTGTGGGTTGAAGACACGACAATGGGCGGAGGTGATCCCGGCACTGGCCAACATGGTGGAGGCTACCAAGGTGTTACGGTCAACAGGTTTATACTGA
- the moeA gene encoding molybdopterin molybdotransferase MoeA: MSNTLKPAISCDTMPQGTLSVEQAQSRILESIAPLHDIEDVELLQAGGRMLAQSVHAQMNVPPHTNSAMDGYALRHADLVEGVLLKIVGSAFAGRPFAGVVQAGECVRIMTGAVLPAGADTVVMQENVQREGDAIQISGKLAIGANVRHAGEDSKVGDLLLTAGHKLNAADIGLLASQGIAKVAVIRRLRVAFCSTGDELKTLGDTLQPGDIYDSNRYTLYTLLQKLDVDVFNLGVVRDTRESVEKVFHHARDMADVFITSGGVSVGEADYVTDTLKSMGQVNFWKIAFKPGKPLAFGTLGNCLFFGLPGNPVSVMATFLLFVRPAILALRGETVPLVPEYTAICTTPLKKEPGRKDYQRGICERDSSGQWHVRTTGNQGSHVLRSMSQANCFIVLPLEWGNVEAGIAVTIIPFEGLM, translated from the coding sequence ATGAGCAATACCCTGAAACCAGCCATTTCCTGTGACACCATGCCGCAGGGCACACTCAGCGTCGAACAGGCGCAATCACGCATACTGGAAAGCATTGCGCCACTGCACGACATAGAAGATGTCGAATTGCTGCAAGCTGGCGGACGTATGCTTGCCCAGTCCGTCCATGCGCAAATGAATGTCCCGCCCCATACCAATTCTGCGATGGATGGTTATGCCCTACGCCATGCCGATCTGGTTGAGGGTGTGTTGTTGAAAATTGTCGGTAGCGCTTTCGCGGGTCGTCCCTTTGCTGGTGTGGTGCAGGCAGGCGAATGTGTGCGCATTATGACGGGCGCGGTGTTGCCCGCTGGCGCAGATACCGTGGTCATGCAGGAAAATGTGCAGCGCGAAGGTGATGCCATTCAAATTTCTGGCAAACTCGCTATCGGCGCAAACGTCCGCCATGCCGGGGAGGACAGCAAGGTGGGTGATCTGCTGCTGACCGCCGGACACAAGCTGAATGCTGCTGATATTGGTCTGCTGGCTTCGCAAGGAATTGCCAAAGTGGCGGTGATCCGCCGTCTGCGTGTGGCGTTTTGCTCCACGGGCGACGAACTCAAAACCCTCGGTGACACCCTGCAACCCGGCGATATTTACGACAGTAACCGCTATACCCTCTACACCTTGCTGCAAAAGCTCGATGTGGACGTGTTCAATCTGGGTGTGGTACGCGATACCCGCGAATCGGTGGAAAAGGTGTTCCACCATGCCCGCGATATGGCAGATGTTTTCATCACCAGCGGCGGTGTATCCGTCGGCGAGGCGGATTACGTCACCGACACCCTGAAAAGCATGGGGCAAGTCAATTTCTGGAAAATCGCCTTCAAACCGGGAAAACCGTTGGCGTTTGGTACCTTGGGCAACTGCCTGTTCTTCGGCTTGCCGGGGAATCCGGTGTCAGTGATGGCAACCTTCCTGCTGTTCGTGCGCCCTGCCATTCTCGCTTTGCGCGGGGAAACCGTGCCACTTGTGCCGGAATACACCGCCATTTGCACGACACCCCTGAAAAAAGAACCGGGGCGCAAAGATTACCAACGCGGCATTTGTGAGCGTGACAGCAGCGGGCAATGGCACGTCCGCACTACGGGCAACCAAGGTTCACATGTGTTGCGCTCCATGAGCCAAGCCAACTGTTTTATTGTCTTGCCGCTTGAGTGGGGCAATGTGGAAGCGGGAATAGCGGTCACGATTATCCCGTTCGAGGGGCTGATGTGA
- a CDS encoding acyl-CoA dehydrogenase, with product MSWFATLRQHYLSRPLMRFVEQRLPPISRTEQDALDSGNVWWDAELFSGNPDWCRLRDLSISKLSAEEQAFLDGPVEELCRNLDDWQITHELLDLPPDTWAFLKQQRFFGMIIPKQYGGLGFSALAHSQVVMKIASRSVTAAVTVMVPNSLGPGELLIKYGTQAQKDHYLPRLADGRDIPCFGLTGPEAGSDAGSIPDNGIVCRQDFNGQPAVLGIRLNWEKRYITLGPVATLLGLAFRLYDPEHLLGDKEDIGITLALIPTDHPGVEIGNRHFALDIPFQNGPNKGKDVFIPMDWLIGGQEQVGNGWRMLVEALGEGRGISLPALSTGAAKMVSRYVGAYARVRQQFGLPIGHFEGVEEPLAHILGNTYLMDAGRILTATAIDQGQRPAVITALLKYQLTEAMRKLVNDAMDIAGGAGICMGPSNYLARAYQSIPIGITVEGANILTRSLIVFGQGAIRNHPWLLQEIQATQSGDVAAFERAAAGHLGHIVRNLGRSVWYGLTNAIFTVSGTPMTRHYYRHLTRLSSQFALLSDFALLSLGGDLKRRERLSGRMADILANLYLCSAVLKHFEEQGQPETDLPLLEYACRLTIHRTQQAMLAAFHNLPLPWLAKLLRTLMFPYGKPFSPPDDALIHRVARLALEPSATRDRLTQGIYLTNDPNDRMGRIEDALHKVLAATDVEKQFRKLLKDGKLAAYTTEAALAEAKAKGLLDAFSVEKLLAARRATANAVRVDDFPAEYFRPHRQEEPPHHDQRERNTERTSA from the coding sequence ATGAGCTGGTTTGCCACGTTACGCCAACATTACCTGAGCCGCCCACTGATGCGGTTCGTGGAACAACGCCTTCCCCCCATTTCGCGTACTGAACAGGATGCGCTCGACAGCGGCAATGTCTGGTGGGATGCCGAACTGTTTTCCGGCAACCCTGACTGGTGTCGCTTGCGTGACCTGTCGATCAGCAAATTGAGTGCGGAAGAACAGGCGTTCCTTGACGGCCCGGTGGAAGAGCTGTGCCGTAACTTGGATGACTGGCAAATTACCCACGAACTGCTTGACCTGCCGCCCGACACTTGGGCTTTCCTCAAGCAACAACGCTTTTTTGGCATGATCATCCCCAAACAATACGGCGGGTTGGGCTTTTCTGCCTTGGCGCATTCGCAGGTGGTGATGAAAATTGCCAGCCGCAGCGTGACGGCTGCCGTGACAGTGATGGTGCCGAATTCACTGGGGCCGGGTGAACTGCTGATCAAATACGGCACACAAGCACAAAAGGATCATTACCTGCCACGGCTGGCGGATGGGCGCGACATTCCCTGCTTTGGGCTGACTGGGCCGGAAGCAGGCAGTGATGCCGGTTCCATCCCTGACAATGGCATTGTCTGCCGTCAGGATTTCAACGGGCAACCGGCGGTGCTGGGCATCCGCCTCAACTGGGAAAAACGCTACATCACCTTGGGGCCAGTCGCCACCTTGCTAGGGCTGGCCTTCCGTTTGTACGACCCGGAACATTTGCTGGGTGACAAGGAAGACATCGGCATTACCCTGGCACTGATCCCGACCGACCACCCCGGTGTGGAAATCGGCAACCGCCATTTTGCGCTCGACATCCCGTTCCAGAATGGCCCGAACAAGGGCAAAGACGTTTTCATCCCGATGGATTGGCTGATCGGTGGGCAGGAACAGGTTGGGAATGGCTGGCGGATGCTGGTGGAGGCACTGGGCGAAGGGCGCGGCATTTCCTTGCCCGCCTTGTCCACCGGGGCTGCCAAGATGGTCAGCCGCTATGTGGGGGCTTATGCGCGGGTACGCCAGCAATTTGGTTTGCCCATCGGTCATTTTGAAGGGGTGGAAGAGCCACTGGCGCATATCCTCGGCAATACCTACCTGATGGATGCCGGACGTATCCTCACAGCTACCGCCATCGACCAAGGGCAACGTCCGGCGGTCATTACCGCGCTGCTGAAATACCAGTTGACCGAAGCCATGCGTAAACTGGTCAATGATGCAATGGACATTGCGGGGGGTGCTGGCATTTGCATGGGGCCTTCCAACTATCTGGCGCGGGCTTACCAGTCCATCCCCATTGGCATTACCGTGGAAGGCGCGAACATCCTCACCCGTTCGCTGATTGTGTTTGGGCAAGGGGCAATCCGTAACCACCCTTGGCTGTTGCAAGAAATACAGGCTACCCAGTCAGGGGATGTGGCAGCGTTTGAACGGGCAGCGGCAGGGCATCTTGGGCATATCGTGCGTAACCTTGGGCGCAGCGTCTGGTATGGGCTGACCAATGCCATTTTTACCGTTTCCGGCACACCGATGACGCGCCATTATTACCGCCACCTGACCCGCTTGAGCAGCCAGTTTGCCTTGTTGTCGGACTTTGCCCTGCTGTCACTGGGCGGCGACCTGAAACGCCGGGAACGCCTGTCGGGGCGGATGGCGGACATCCTTGCCAACCTGTATTTGTGTTCAGCGGTACTCAAGCACTTTGAAGAGCAGGGGCAGCCGGAAACCGACCTGCCCTTGCTCGAATACGCTTGCAGGTTGACCATCCACCGCACCCAGCAGGCTATGCTCGCTGCTTTCCACAACCTGCCGCTACCTTGGCTGGCAAAACTGTTGCGTACCCTGATGTTCCCCTATGGCAAACCGTTCAGCCCACCGGATGATGCATTGATCCACCGTGTTGCAAGGCTGGCACTCGAACCTTCTGCCACCCGTGACCGTTTGACCCAAGGCATTTACCTGACCAATGACCCCAACGACCGCATGGGGCGGATTGAAGATGCGCTGCACAAGGTGCTGGCGGCTACTGATGTAGAGAAACAATTCCGCAAGCTGCTGAAAGACGGCAAACTGGCGGCTTACACGACGGAGGCCGCCTTGGCAGAAGCCAAAGCCAAGGGCTTGCTGGATGCCTTCAGCGTGGAAAAACTGCTGGCAGCACGGCGGGCAACGGCAAATGCGGTGCGGGTGGATGATTTCCCGGCTGAGTATTTCCGTCCCCATCGGCAAGAGGAGCCACCACACCATGATCAACGGGAGCGTAATACCGAGCGGACATCCGCCTGA
- a CDS encoding patatin-like phospholipase family protein, with amino-acid sequence MINGSVIPSGHPPETGTRIQRRLAAAMLLGLLLAGSSGCATRAWNTPLAATPSATPYVFANRLPRHNSSETFVVLAFSGGGTRSAAFSYGLLRKLRDTPVTLDSKTGSLLDEVDVISSVSGGSFTAAYYGLFGKRVFEDYERVFLRRDIEGVMLSQLVQPTTLSALGSSDYNRGDMVATWLGREVFANKTFADMSLGELPYVILNASDLNTGMTFSFIQQQFDFLCSDINPYPVANAVMASSAVPLIFAPITLANHNAGCQADLTGKTDWVKNALREDGLFDQRYQVARTLQRYADAKRIPLVRLLDGGLTDNLGVRGSMASPVAHYGNVLQMKGAFDPTAMAKVKRVLVIIANAQQRYPDYGWSLAGREPGLLDTLEASANAAIDLLNTETVGMAKTTFERWGDYLNARRSPEQPQVETFFVPLTFEQIHDQQQYERINTIPTSFDLEAKDVDAVISLAGELLDESPAFKAFLDTLNVRQ; translated from the coding sequence ATGATCAACGGGAGCGTAATACCGAGCGGACATCCGCCTGAAACGGGTACACGCATACAGCGCAGGCTGGCAGCCGCGATGCTGCTTGGCCTGTTGCTCGCCGGTTCATCCGGTTGCGCCACCAGAGCTTGGAACACCCCGCTTGCCGCTACCCCCTCTGCCACCCCTTATGTCTTTGCCAACCGTTTGCCCCGGCATAATTCCAGCGAAACCTTTGTCGTGCTGGCCTTTTCAGGCGGCGGGACACGCTCGGCAGCATTTTCCTATGGGCTGTTACGCAAATTGCGCGATACCCCGGTCACGCTTGATAGCAAAACCGGCAGTTTGCTGGATGAAGTGGATGTGATCAGTTCAGTATCTGGCGGCAGTTTCACAGCCGCCTACTATGGCTTGTTCGGCAAGCGGGTATTTGAGGATTATGAACGGGTTTTCCTGCGCCGCGACATCGAAGGGGTGATGCTTTCCCAACTGGTACAGCCAACCACCCTGAGCGCACTCGGCAGTTCCGACTACAACCGGGGCGACATGGTGGCAACATGGCTGGGGCGGGAAGTGTTCGCCAATAAAACCTTTGCCGATATGTCGCTGGGGGAGCTGCCTTATGTCATCCTCAATGCCAGTGACCTGAATACCGGTATGACGTTTTCCTTTATCCAGCAACAGTTTGACTTCCTGTGTTCGGACATTAACCCCTATCCGGTTGCCAATGCGGTGATGGCCTCATCCGCAGTGCCGCTGATTTTTGCCCCCATTACGCTCGCCAACCACAACGCGGGGTGTCAGGCTGACCTTACCGGCAAAACCGACTGGGTGAAAAACGCCCTTCGTGAAGACGGCCTGTTTGACCAGCGTTATCAGGTGGCCAGAACCCTGCAACGTTATGCCGATGCCAAGCGCATACCGTTGGTACGTTTGTTAGATGGCGGGTTGACCGACAATCTGGGGGTACGCGGCTCAATGGCAAGCCCGGTGGCACATTATGGCAATGTGTTGCAAATGAAAGGTGCATTTGACCCGACGGCGATGGCGAAGGTCAAACGGGTGCTGGTCATCATCGCCAATGCCCAGCAACGCTACCCGGATTACGGATGGTCGCTGGCAGGCCGCGAACCGGGCTTGCTGGATACGCTGGAAGCCTCCGCCAATGCTGCGATTGACCTGCTGAATACCGAAACGGTGGGGATGGCAAAAACCACGTTTGAACGGTGGGGGGATTACCTGAATGCACGCCGCAGCCCTGAGCAGCCGCAGGTAGAAACGTTCTTCGTACCGCTGACGTTTGAGCAAATCCACGATCAACAACAGTACGAGCGTATCAATACCATCCCGACCTCTTTCGACCTCGAAGCCAAGGATGTCGATGCGGTGATCAGTCTGGCGGGGGAATTGCTGGATGAGTCACCAGCTTTCAAGGCGTTTTTAGACACGCTTAATGTCCGGCAATAG
- a CDS encoding rhodanese-like domain-containing protein, translating to MNAPLLNIAINPVNAAPMDVTPTTTMEMCGLGLACLIDIRQTFELEIKGEIPRATHIPFFNVKQFFGFQLSDDEQEILDADEPNDLDIRSFIKAINTLKQSRDCTFLIVCNSGKRSVCATKLLRELGYPKTFSVQGGFIALKPLLPMPGASA from the coding sequence ATGAATGCACCATTACTTAACATTGCCATTAACCCGGTTAACGCCGCGCCAATGGATGTAACGCCCACCACGACGATGGAAATGTGTGGGTTGGGTCTGGCTTGCCTGATCGACATCCGCCAGACATTTGAGCTGGAGATCAAAGGCGAAATCCCCCGTGCCACCCATATCCCATTTTTCAACGTCAAACAGTTCTTTGGCTTTCAGCTCAGTGATGACGAGCAGGAAATACTCGATGCTGACGAACCCAACGATCTGGACATCCGTTCCTTTATCAAAGCCATCAACACCCTAAAACAAAGCCGGGATTGTACCTTCCTGATCGTGTGCAACAGCGGCAAACGCAGTGTTTGCGCTACCAAGTTGTTGCGTGAACTCGGCTATCCCAAGACGTTCTCTGTGCAAGGCGGTTTTATTGCCTTGAAACCCTTACTACCCATGCCCGGAGCAAGCGCATGA